GCCCTCTCCCAGCTGACGTCAAGGTGCTTGTTTCTAGGACCGCCTCCAGGAGCTGAGCTTCATTCCAGCGGAGTGcatcctcctccagcttctcctttcctccctcctgaTGGGTTAGGTCCCTTTTCAGCTGGGCAGCTGACGGCCAATCTGCTGCTGGAATATGTCTCAGTGCTGTGAAGGGCTCCGTTTGTCGTGTGATAGGTGGTTATACTGGGGGGTGCCCAATGGTGGGAGAGGAGACTTGCGTGGAAGATTCTAATTAACCAAACAAGTTCTTCCCACGTTAGAAAGTTTTCTATATCACGTGCCAATCGAAAACTATTTAaagcaaagaaattaaatgatCATGAATAAAGAAAAGACGCTGCACGGTCTGAGTGTGTGACAAAAACCCAACAAAGCACAACTGAGGaaatgtggggggagagagagtgcagTTTAATTCATGTCTAAGGGCCTGCTGATGATAACTACATGTTTGGAGTGTTTGGAGACCAATTGGTTTTTTATTGACAACACTTGAGAAGCATATGTAGCATTTTAAGCAATAACTATTCAATTTGTGGCTGGCCTGCCGTGGTTTGTTCAGCAGGTTACACACTGTGGGGAAGGAGGCGTGAGAGGGGATTGTCCCACAGAGTACAGTGCAAGTCTagaagcagcagaggtgagAAAGGGAAACGTTTCAGTCAGCACACACCTCCAGCTCCTACCTACAGCTTCtcatcattcatttcagtcacatttgTTTGAACGGATGATGGGGCCAAAGAAAGAGTAATAAAACAGTTGTCCTGCTCTGCCAGAAATAAAAGACTTCAGTAAAACCATGTCTAAGAGATCTATTTAACACAAGAGTTGTTTATATcaaggaaacagaaaatgaacatattACTCTGAGTATTTCCATCTAATCTTACATCTCAACTTCATGTTCCCgttgcatttcttttttccatttttcacatTAAGAAAAGAGTAGAAAGTTAGAAATGGTCTGGAGATTTAtggccgaggaggaggaggaggaagaggagggggaggaagctGTCTGATCCACAGAGAGTCCTGGATGGCGAGGGAGGCTGAGGCGGCTTCAGCCTTCAGCCTGGCTTCAGCTGGGCGGCTCCTGGGCTGCAGAGAGGATTGGTgtggggaagaaagaaagaaggaaggaggaagaaggaggagggagaggagagtgagCAAGGGAGGTAGTGAGGTGTGGGGTGGAGAGCAGGGAGGCGAGAGGAAGGTTGGTGTTGGTGTGATCGGGCAGGTgagacaggaggacaggggggagaaaagagacagagagagggctACACGCTCGTCAGGTGATCAGTCCATTGGCCGCTTTTCGCCATGTTTCTTTGTAAACTCTTCAGCGTTCTTCAAGAATTTTTTACGGTCTTTTGAGTATTCTTCTGCTAGGTCTGCCCTCAGGGGGTGCTCCGGCTGGGGGTCGTTCACCAGCGCAATGAGGGACTGAATTActgcaagacacacacaaacacacacacacacacacacacacacacacacacacacacagccaaagaAATCAAGTTAGACGTGgaccaagttttttttttagactcgACTTTGTTCTCTAGTCTGACACCAGCATCAGCAGCACACTGAAAAGGTTCAAGAGTTAAAAAGGTCCAAACCAGGCCCATTTGATCGGATGAATCTGAGTTTTTCAGTCAAATTTCTCTTGTatcatttctctctttattttataCACTTATAATCATTTAACTTTATCTGTAATATATTCTGGAATGATATTTCTGTCTTCATGCTACTGATAAGTTAAAGTTCTTATCCAAGTTGAAAACTAAAGCCAACATTAGGTGctataaactgcagttcctcaaacgtccacctgaggctggctccagaagtgagtcagtgagtctccataagtcACCAcgttaaaatgtttacagcctggtacaaaaaactgttttggtctctatagctaatttctaaTTTGCCAAATGctaatttttatagaactcatctgttcaaattatattaaggattaaaggTATAATAATTAAGAGTGTGATAGACTTAATTTTGCTGTTTTACTTGTTGAAGTAAGGTTATGTTAGCACATGTTTTGGTATTGGCAGTAAAACCTGTGTATCAGAACAGAGTTTGAAGAAGTGACATGTAATACTGTGAGATCTAAAAGGAAGAAGTGATGGTGCAGCATTCCTCTGTCACTCTAACACACCCACCTTGGTCAGTTCTGGTGGCAGGCTTCCAGTTCTCCGGGCTGATCACAGGCAAGCACACCTGGCCTTTCTCATCAATGTTGGGGTGATAGATTTTTGTCTTGAATGTGATCTTGGGGGGCTTAAAGGGGTACTCGGCGGGGAAAATGATTTCGATCCTGAATGCACCTTTGTCATAAGGAGGGTTGTCCTGGATGGAAGTGAGCAGAGAAGGTTTGTAGAGCAGACTGTGGGCCAACAAAAGTCAGAAGCATCAACACCAACACTGTACTTACAGGAACGATGAGCCCTTGCCATGACAATAGGTTTGATTCGTCAACTTGAATGTTTCTGAAGTTTTTCATCCCAGACTTGCGAATCTCATCAAGTTCCTGAGAGAACGAGCAGACAACATATATATTACACAAGTGAAACATGACACAGAGGGGCCATGCTATGAGCAGATGATGGGCAGACAggccacacaaaaacaacatttactcAAGTGCTGCGGTTATGGCTGGATTATTTCACAACACTTCATAACAGGGTGGGCATGAAGGAGCCATTTCTGTTCATTTACCATAAGACCCATGCATTATGGATTCGAAATGTCACTGTTTGACTCCTGTGGGTCgacgcacacatacagtacttaGGATGTGAACATAGATACAAAACATCAAATTGTGGTCATGTAAAATACAGGTGCTTTTTGTTTGTCCACGGATCAGAAGCACACACGGTGACAACTGAGATACAAACCTACACCTCATCTATCTGCTGGATATAATCATTGTATATACAAAGCATACAAATATCAAAAATCACTGGGAGTTTTTTACTTGAATTTTAATTATATTGTGCTAATATGTGTAGTGAGCTCCCTCTAGTGGAACACAGAGCGAGCTACCATTTTTTAACtggtttaaaattaaataaatgaatttaaaatcataatactGTGAAAGTATGACTAACATTCTCATTCATATAATTTGCAATCCACTCCATCTTTCCTGTCATATATTCTGTTCCAACGTCATCCTGCTACGTGCAGagtgcagagagacagagacagtgaatggGAGTGAGCGAGCACCAGCCTTCATAAAGCCGGTCAGAATGGTGGCACTATGACAGCCCGATATCTGAGGCGGTATGCAGGATGAAAAGTTTGAGAAGCACTGCTCTAGGAATATTTaatactataaataataataataataataataataataataataataataataataataataacaacaacaatttgtCTTTAAGACATTGATGGAGGTTCTAACGTGGGGTGGGCAGTAACAAGGAGGGACAAGTATACATTATATTTCCCATCATTCTGATGCATTTAGTAACTAATGACAATAACCAATTCATTCCCACAAAGCAACAGTACGTGATGGAAGCCTGATCGCATTCCTCGTGATTTATTTAGTTACTAGGTAACGATCTTAATTAATAAGCTTTACTAGCTTCTGCACATCATGTGTAATGATCAGCCACATCCATATCAACCTTTGAGGttcatttggatttttttatttaacatctgGAATAGCTAGCGTTCTTTCGTTGAGGCAGTAATAGTGTGTGACATGAGAGAAATTCAGCACTTGTAAGTGGTTTTAATAAGTCACTGCTGCTGGGTGCCCccatctgtgacatcacttcacTCATTAATGTGTGTTCTTTCCTTCTTGTTTATTTGGCTAACATTTAAACACTGAAGACGACTCAGACTTTCAGccgagcacacacactcatacacttgGACACTATCATCATGCTTACATTTACTGTGTGGAGCTGACACCTACAGGTCAGCTGGTCAACCAAATGCTCATTGGTTGGGCAATCGCTTGTGTTACTGCAATGAGGAGGAAAGCAGCGCTTTCAGGGCCTGGAGGGACAGATGGAGACCGGATGTGTTTTTAAGTGAAGGCCTGGCtagaaaaataagatttaaatcTATTCAACCTTTACTTCAACTCACTCAACCAACTTAAAGAACATTTACTCAGCTTCATACTAAATAcatggggttagggttagagggGTGCATGTGTCGCCCATCAGCAATGTTGGACTAATGTTCCAATATGGAGGACAGTCAAGAGAACCTTTGTGAACGTTAGCCTCATTTGAAGACAACAGTAGCAGTCAGTAGTAGGGTGGATGCAGAGACAGATGTTTTGTGATCAGGGTCAGGTCCAGCCAgaagggatgtaacgatacactcaactcatgACTCGATTCAcaatttttttgttcacgatacgatttttttcacgatttttttttttttaatcaaaatgagctacagacaaattatgaacaaataaaattatttttatttgtagggaaaaaaatctttctttacagaaactctcaaacagtttgtgttctcttataaaaacttgcaacttacatcttaaacaacaaaatacatgacagatatctcctttctttagaaacaatctcacagtaaactgctgttaactggtgtgatgtgcagttttcggTCACGAGGTGgtgtaacgttactttgcttctcactgtggtggcggctaatatgctgctgcatgttgctcgtgttgccgctatatgtcagcagtctcttgcaatatttacat
This genomic stretch from Larimichthys crocea isolate SSNF chromosome III, L_crocea_2.0, whole genome shotgun sequence harbors:
- the ube2l3b gene encoding ubiquitin-conjugating enzyme E2 L3b isoform X1, which produces MAASRRLAKELDEIRKSGMKNFRNIQVDESNLLSWQGLIVPDNPPYDKGAFRIEIIFPAEYPFKPPKITFKTKIYHPNIDEKGQVCLPVISPENWKPATRTDQVIQSLIALVNDPQPEHPLRADLAEEYSKDRKKFLKNAEEFTKKHGEKRPMD
- the ube2l3b gene encoding ubiquitin-conjugating enzyme E2 L3b isoform X2, with amino-acid sequence MKNFRNIQVDESNLLSWQGLIVPDNPPYDKGAFRIEIIFPAEYPFKPPKITFKTKIYHPNIDEKGQVCLPVISPENWKPATRTDQVIQSLIALVNDPQPEHPLRADLAEEYSKDRKKFLKNAEEFTKKHGEKRPMD